One segment of Vibrio orientalis CIP 102891 = ATCC 33934 DNA contains the following:
- the flgC gene encoding flagellar basal body rod protein FlgC, which translates to MSLFNVFNVTGSAMSAESVRLNTTSSNLANADSISSSAKDTYKARHAVFGAELSKAKYGRDHTVPVKLMGIVESDKPLSAEYNPDHPLANDEGYIYKPNVNVMEEMANMISASRSYQTNVQVADASKQMLLRTLQMGQ; encoded by the coding sequence ATGAGCTTATTTAACGTCTTCAATGTAACTGGTTCTGCCATGAGCGCTGAATCTGTTCGTCTAAATACGACCTCAAGCAACCTGGCAAACGCAGATAGTATTTCTAGCTCAGCGAAAGATACCTATAAAGCGCGTCATGCAGTGTTCGGTGCTGAGTTAAGTAAGGCAAAGTATGGCCGCGACCACACTGTGCCAGTGAAATTGATGGGCATTGTTGAAAGTGACAAACCGCTCAGTGCGGAATACAACCCGGATCACCCACTTGCAAACGACGAAGGCTATATCTACAAGCCTAACGTTAATGTAATGGAAGAGATGGCTAACATGATATCTGCTTCACGTTCATACCAAACGAACGTTCAAGTAGCAGATGCAAGTAAACAAATGCTGCTGCGTACGCTGCAGATGGGTCAATAA
- the flgA gene encoding flagellar basal body P-ring formation chaperone FlgA, which produces MIYPKTSLRSISITNCRAFYKKFRKSIGFLFFFFSFSVFSATESQIKLIQQAAEEYIIAEIEWPIGGNLEAKAANIDSRIFATDCPSPLSSSSSSTNPNSSNITVLVECLDDNWRVYVPVRLIRTGPQVTLTSPISRGQLISEYDVTISMVDLQRFRRQGFTSIDAVIGAKAKKNLRAGEVIEDRDICVVCRNETVTIKAVKSGMTITTKGVALTDGSHGEQIRVKNSKSNRIIEGRVSGISEVTVIF; this is translated from the coding sequence ATGATATATCCTAAAACATCATTACGCTCAATTTCCATAACTAATTGTAGAGCTTTCTATAAAAAGTTTCGTAAGTCTATCGGCTTTTTATTCTTTTTCTTTAGTTTTTCAGTATTTTCCGCAACAGAAAGCCAAATTAAGCTTATTCAACAAGCTGCAGAAGAGTACATTATCGCCGAAATTGAGTGGCCAATTGGAGGTAACCTTGAGGCGAAGGCGGCGAATATTGATAGTCGTATATTTGCCACTGACTGTCCAAGCCCACTATCGAGTTCTTCTTCGTCGACCAACCCCAACTCCAGTAATATTACTGTTCTGGTTGAGTGCCTCGATGACAATTGGCGAGTCTATGTACCAGTACGTCTGATTCGCACAGGCCCTCAGGTCACTCTCACCTCTCCAATTTCCCGTGGTCAGCTAATTTCTGAATACGATGTCACTATTAGTATGGTAGACCTACAACGTTTTAGACGGCAAGGATTTACCTCAATCGATGCTGTCATCGGCGCAAAAGCGAAGAAAAACCTTCGTGCTGGAGAAGTCATTGAGGACAGAGACATTTGCGTTGTATGCCGGAATGAGACCGTCACTATCAAAGCAGTGAAATCAGGCATGACCATTACAACAAAAGGGGTCGCTCTGACAGATGGTTCACACGGTGAACAGATAAGAGTGAAAAATAGTAAATCCAACCGTATAATTGAAGGACGAGTATCTGGAATTTCGGAAGTCACGGTTATCTTTTAG
- a CDS encoding flagella synthesis protein FlgN → MAALHGLVEFQLKNALELSDVLEQEKHAITSRQSKNIEQIATKKVTLIEQLQVTDDRIRRHPDVESLTSDPELSPLVEQIRELISQCQQANEVNGQALQRAQLSYNKLNNLMKQSQGKLGMTYTAEGQTKNVTTLGTNIKA, encoded by the coding sequence ATGGCAGCGCTACATGGTTTGGTCGAATTTCAGTTGAAAAATGCCCTAGAGCTTAGTGATGTTCTTGAGCAAGAAAAACACGCCATCACCAGCCGTCAATCTAAAAATATTGAACAGATAGCCACCAAAAAAGTCACCCTCATTGAACAACTGCAAGTCACTGATGATCGTATTCGTCGCCATCCTGACGTTGAAAGCTTAACCTCAGATCCAGAGTTGAGCCCTCTGGTAGAGCAAATCCGTGAGCTTATTTCTCAATGTCAGCAAGCGAATGAAGTGAATGGTCAAGCATTGCAACGCGCGCAGTTAAGCTACAATAAGCTAAATAACTTGATGAAGCAGTCTCAAGGCAAGCTTGGCATGACATATACTGCCGAAGGCCAAACGAAGAATGTAACAACGCTTGGAACAAATATTAAAGCCTAG
- the flgB gene encoding flagellar basal body rod protein FlgB gives MAISFDNALGIHQHTVGVRERNAEVMSTNIAQANTPGYKAKGMDFQKALQAATSEASIGLSRTDGRHIAASTQVTGEVMYRLPTQPDTGDGNTVDVDLERNLFMQNQIRHQASLDFLGSKFKNLTKAIKGE, from the coding sequence ATGGCTATTTCTTTTGACAATGCACTAGGTATCCACCAACACACGGTGGGAGTACGTGAGCGCAATGCTGAGGTGATGTCCACCAACATTGCACAAGCGAACACACCTGGATACAAAGCGAAGGGAATGGACTTTCAAAAGGCACTGCAGGCGGCAACATCAGAGGCAAGCATTGGTCTTAGCCGAACTGATGGTCGGCATATCGCTGCCTCTACTCAAGTGACAGGGGAAGTAATGTATCGTCTTCCAACACAACCTGACACGGGTGATGGCAATACGGTCGATGTAGATTTAGAGCGTAACTTGTTTATGCAAAATCAGATTCGTCATCAAGCATCACTCGACTTCTTAGGAAGTAAATTCAAGAACTTAACGAAAGCAATTAAAGGGGAATAA
- a CDS encoding chemotaxis protein CheV, with protein MTGILDSVNQRTQLVGQNRLELLTFRLMGRQRYGINVFKVKEVLQCPKLTSMPNLHPLVKGVAHIRGHTVSVIDLSLAIGGRPTTDVEKAFVVIAEFNRTIQAFLVTSVERIINMHWEAILPPPDGAGKANYLTAVTNIDNELVEILDVEKILAEIAPVDETMDSSISEEIAQAETEKEIVRRILIADDSTVARKQVERAITSLGFEVVSAKDGKEAYDKLVEMAATGSIYDQISLVISDIEMPEMDGYTLTAEVRRHPDLKDLYVILHSSLSGVFNQAMVERVGANSFIAKFNPDELGNAVKSALTN; from the coding sequence ATGACCGGTATTCTTGATTCAGTGAATCAGCGTACGCAACTCGTCGGTCAAAACCGATTAGAACTCCTAACCTTTCGCCTAATGGGGCGCCAGCGTTACGGAATTAACGTATTTAAAGTAAAAGAGGTACTTCAGTGCCCTAAGCTTACTTCAATGCCAAACTTGCACCCTCTTGTTAAAGGGGTTGCTCATATTCGCGGACATACGGTGTCAGTGATTGATCTTAGTTTAGCGATTGGTGGGCGTCCGACCACTGACGTTGAAAAGGCTTTTGTCGTCATTGCGGAGTTTAACCGCACGATACAAGCGTTTCTGGTGACGTCTGTCGAACGTATCATCAATATGCACTGGGAAGCAATTTTGCCGCCACCAGACGGTGCAGGTAAAGCGAACTACCTAACTGCGGTAACCAATATCGACAATGAATTGGTCGAAATTTTAGACGTAGAGAAAATTCTTGCTGAAATCGCTCCGGTTGACGAAACCATGGATTCTTCAATCAGCGAAGAGATTGCCCAAGCAGAAACAGAAAAAGAAATTGTGCGCCGAATTCTTATTGCCGACGATTCTACGGTAGCTCGTAAGCAGGTAGAACGCGCGATTACTTCATTAGGTTTTGAAGTCGTTTCAGCAAAAGATGGCAAAGAAGCGTATGATAAACTAGTCGAAATGGCGGCAACTGGTAGTATTTACGATCAGATCTCGTTAGTGATATCTGATATCGAAATGCCAGAGATGGATGGCTATACTTTGACTGCAGAAGTACGTCGCCACCCAGATTTGAAAGATCTTTATGTGATCCTTCACTCGTCATTGAGTGGGGTGTTTAACCAAGCGATGGTCGAGCGTGTTGGTGCGAACTCCTTTATTGCGAAATTTAACCCTGACGAGTTGGGTAATGCAGTGAAATCGGCACTTACTAATTAA
- the flgM gene encoding flagellar biosynthesis anti-sigma factor FlgM, whose protein sequence is MAGIDNIRSGQTLSTTTRSSVRNDNSTTSGSDSAKKSTVAQDAVSLSSQGKAVGEMHNQMVSQPSFDQAKVAAIKEAIANGSYTVDPEKLADNMMKFEKELGGL, encoded by the coding sequence ATGGCAGGCATTGATAATATACGTTCAGGGCAAACACTCTCGACAACGACGAGAAGCTCAGTTCGCAATGATAACTCGACCACTAGCGGTTCTGACTCAGCAAAAAAGTCTACCGTTGCTCAGGACGCGGTTTCACTAAGTTCTCAGGGCAAAGCGGTCGGAGAAATGCATAATCAAATGGTTAGCCAACCTAGCTTTGATCAGGCAAAAGTTGCTGCGATAAAAGAAGCGATTGCCAACGGCTCTTATACAGTCGATCCGGAAAAGCTGGCAGATAATATGATGAAGTTCGAAAAAGAACTTGGCGGACTTTAA
- a CDS encoding protein-glutamate O-methyltransferase, with amino-acid sequence MTAITISDQEYRDFSRFLESQCGIVLGDSKQYLVRSRLSPLVTKFKLASLSDLLRDVVSGRNRELRVAAVDAMTTNETLWFRDTYPFEVLANKLLPEAAANKRPIKIWSAASSSGQEPYSMAMTVLEQQQRKPGMLPSVSITATDISASMLDMCRAGIYDNLALGRGLSPERRRNFFEDAGDGRMKVKDNVKRLVNFRPQNLMDSYALLGKFDIIFCRNVLIYFSPDMKSQVLNQMANSLNPGGYLLLGASESLTGLTDRFDMVRCNPGIIYKLK; translated from the coding sequence ATGACAGCAATAACTATAAGCGATCAAGAGTATCGTGATTTCAGCCGTTTCTTAGAGTCACAATGCGGTATTGTTCTTGGCGATAGCAAGCAATACCTCGTTAGAAGTCGTCTTAGCCCACTTGTTACTAAGTTCAAGTTGGCTTCTCTATCTGATCTATTGAGAGATGTAGTGAGCGGGCGTAACCGTGAACTACGAGTTGCTGCTGTCGATGCAATGACGACCAATGAAACACTTTGGTTTCGCGATACCTACCCATTCGAAGTACTCGCTAATAAGCTACTTCCTGAAGCGGCGGCAAATAAGCGCCCTATTAAAATTTGGTCAGCGGCCAGTTCTTCGGGTCAAGAACCTTATTCGATGGCGATGACGGTGCTAGAGCAGCAGCAACGCAAGCCAGGCATGCTTCCGAGCGTCTCTATTACAGCGACGGATATTTCTGCAAGCATGCTGGATATGTGTCGTGCGGGTATTTATGACAACTTAGCGCTTGGCCGCGGTCTTTCACCTGAACGTAGACGCAACTTCTTTGAAGATGCAGGTGATGGTCGAATGAAAGTGAAAGACAATGTAAAACGCTTAGTGAATTTCCGTCCCCAAAACCTGATGGATAGCTATGCGTTACTCGGTAAGTTTGACATTATTTTCTGTCGAAATGTGTTGATCTACTTCTCTCCAGATATGAAGTCTCAGGTCCTAAATCAGATGGCAAATAGCTTAAACCCAGGCGGATATTTATTGCTAGGGGCATCAGAGTCGTTGACTGGTTTAACCGATAGATTTGATATGGTTCGTTGTAACCCTGGAATTATCTACAAGCTTAAGTAG
- the flgE gene encoding flagellar hook protein FlgE, translating into MSYVALSGLSAAQLDLNTTSNNIANANTYGFKESRAEFGDVYSNSLFTHAKTTPGQGVQAAKVAQQFHEGSSIYTNNPMDLRIGGTGFFAVAKDRLTPTSNELTRNGAFHLNKDNYMVTANDEFLLGYQVNKDTGDVLSYEPSPINIPKEFGKPKQTANIEVGVNLPAGGELKDPALFDYSDPETYNRSTSSTIYDSMGQSYKLTTYYLKDQTQPNTWQTYYTVTDSAGEKPLNITGGDATSPTGHIGHTMKFNNDGTLASLNNGQNIVSEPLGTGANPVELNGADVNQTLSFGLQDATQFAAPFELTKFDEDGATTGFLTKVDFDENGSVLGTYSNGENIILGRVAMVRVANEQGLDKKGGTQWDSTQFSGDKIWGESNKGSFGSISSGTLEQSNIDMTQELVDLISAQRNFQANSRSLEVHNQTQQNILQIR; encoded by the coding sequence ATGTCATATGTTGCACTAAGCGGTTTATCCGCTGCTCAATTAGACTTGAATACAACCAGTAACAACATTGCGAACGCGAACACGTATGGCTTTAAGGAGTCTCGTGCTGAGTTCGGTGATGTTTACTCGAATTCACTGTTCACTCACGCTAAAACGACACCTGGACAAGGTGTACAAGCGGCGAAGGTGGCACAACAGTTCCATGAAGGTTCAAGTATTTATACCAATAACCCAATGGATTTACGTATCGGTGGTACTGGTTTCTTCGCGGTTGCTAAAGACCGTTTGACTCCGACATCTAACGAACTGACGCGTAATGGTGCGTTTCACCTGAATAAAGATAACTACATGGTAACGGCGAATGACGAGTTCCTGTTAGGTTATCAAGTGAATAAAGATACGGGTGATGTTCTTTCTTATGAGCCGTCACCAATCAACATTCCAAAAGAATTTGGTAAGCCTAAGCAAACGGCAAACATCGAAGTCGGTGTAAACCTGCCTGCTGGTGGTGAGCTGAAAGATCCTGCGTTATTTGATTACTCAGATCCTGAAACATACAACCGTTCAACGTCTTCGACGATCTATGACTCTATGGGTCAATCGTACAAGTTAACGACTTACTACTTGAAAGATCAGACTCAGCCTAACACTTGGCAGACATACTACACAGTGACTGACAGTGCGGGTGAGAAACCTCTGAACATTACGGGTGGTGATGCAACTTCTCCGACTGGCCATATTGGACATACGATGAAGTTTAACAACGACGGTACTCTAGCAAGTCTTAACAATGGTCAAAATATTGTTTCTGAGCCATTAGGTACGGGTGCAAACCCTGTTGAACTTAACGGTGCGGATGTTAACCAAACACTTTCATTCGGTCTGCAAGATGCGACACAGTTTGCCGCACCGTTTGAACTGACTAAGTTCGATGAAGATGGCGCGACAACAGGCTTCCTGACTAAAGTTGACTTCGACGAAAACGGTAGTGTTCTAGGTACTTATTCGAATGGTGAGAACATCATTTTAGGTCGTGTTGCCATGGTTCGTGTAGCCAATGAGCAAGGCCTAGATAAGAAAGGTGGTACTCAGTGGGACTCTACCCAGTTCTCTGGGGACAAGATTTGGGGCGAGTCGAATAAAGGTTCGTTTGGTTCGATCAGTAGCGGTACGCTTGAGCAATCGAACATCGATATGACTCAAGAGCTGGTTGACCTAATTTCGGCTCAACGTAACTTCCAAGCGAACTCTCGTTCTTTAGAAGTTCACAACCAAACGCAACAGAACATCCTACAAATCCGTTAA
- the flgD gene encoding flagellar hook assembly protein FlgD: MAGGINNNVGQSGLSYIDQLKQLQDKNKPNETTGKQDLKQEDFLSLLTKQLAQQDPFKPVSNDQMIAQMASFATVDGIGKMNNQFETLNASMTSNQALQASSLVGRDVLVPGAAGVKKDDGNMAAMVKLPQAVDNVMVRVEDQMGQLVRTFEVGSKPAGDNRVEWDGKDQNGNPLPAGKYNVKASGLLDGKAKEFEVSTYANVNSVLLGKGDGNVLLNLAGFESPVRLAEVLEVGKA, from the coding sequence ATGGCCGGAGGCATTAATAATAATGTTGGTCAGAGTGGCTTGTCCTATATCGACCAGCTTAAACAGCTACAGGACAAGAATAAGCCGAATGAGACAACAGGTAAGCAAGATCTAAAGCAAGAAGACTTCTTATCACTGCTCACTAAGCAACTTGCCCAACAGGATCCGTTTAAGCCGGTTAGTAATGACCAGATGATTGCACAAATGGCGTCATTCGCAACCGTCGATGGTATTGGCAAGATGAACAATCAGTTTGAAACACTGAATGCTTCAATGACCTCTAACCAAGCACTACAGGCTTCATCCTTAGTTGGACGTGATGTCCTAGTACCAGGTGCTGCGGGCGTGAAAAAAGATGACGGTAATATGGCTGCTATGGTCAAACTACCTCAAGCTGTCGATAACGTGATGGTAAGAGTAGAAGACCAGATGGGACAGCTTGTCCGTACCTTTGAAGTCGGTTCTAAACCTGCGGGTGATAATCGCGTCGAATGGGATGGCAAAGATCAAAACGGTAATCCATTGCCGGCTGGCAAATACAATGTGAAAGCATCGGGTTTGTTAGACGGGAAGGCGAAAGAGTTTGAAGTTTCGACTTATGCAAACGTCAACAGCGTCCTTCTTGGTAAAGGTGATGGTAACGTACTACTCAATCTGGCTGGCTTTGAGTCGCCAGTTCGACTTGCTGAAGTACTAGAAGTTGGTAAGGCGTAG